Below is a window of Candidatus Nitrosotenuis uzonensis DNA.
GCCGTGCTTTGGATGCAGAACGCTAGACACTTTCAAAAAGTTGCGGTATTCGTCGATTATATTGCGTCTGTTGCCGCTGATCATTATCTTCTCGCAGTTTACTATGGAGACATGATTGCCCTGTAGTAAAAGCTTGGCAACGTTTGAGCTGAGCCTACCAGCAAGAAGGTCAGTACCGTCAACTATGATTATCTGGGCTTGTTTATCCAATTATTCTCACTCCTTTACCTGTAGGAAATTTTGAGATTATGTCGTTGTGATTGATTATTCTGCCGCCTGAGCTTTGGATTTTTCTTGCTGCCGCAGTAGATATGGAAAAACAGTATAATGTGATTTTATGTGATATGTTTCCGGTTCCTAGGACTTTGCCTGGTACTATAACCACATCGTTTTCCTTGGTGACGCTTCCTAGTCTTCCCACGTTTACAACCCGCCTTGCTATGGTAGGTTTTTGAAGCATCTCTGCCAGCTTTGACCAAATCGGAGCCTTGTTCTTAGTCGATGCCAACTTTAGATCCTTTACTGTTCTGATGACTAATTGATTGGTCATAGATTTAGCCCATTTGCAACCCAAATATAATATGTATGATCAGGCTTTGAGCTCTGCAATCATACCCTTGAATTCTTCAAGTCTCTGCTCAAGTTCATCTATTGCAGAAACGACTATCTGTTCTGGAGCGAGTGCGCCTGTCGTTTCAACTGTCAAGATGTATTCTTCCGGCTTGTCCGTGTGGGTAAGAACTGAGATATTCGCAGAATTCCACTTTGCATGATCTGTTCCACGGCCAAGCCTTGCATATGCTTCCAACTTTACCTTCTGGCCAGGGGCAATCTGGACTATGGGAATCTTGTCGGAAACGGGCTTTATCGTTTCGTCCTCTGAGCTCATCTCAGCCGAAGTAACAATACGCGTGCTGTCTGTGTTGCCAGAATCGATTACAAGCATTACCCTGCAGTTTGAGCATCCAGTCTTGCTTTGGCAAGCACATTTGAGTGGCTCTGCAAATCTTTTCAGATCCGTCTTTATGGGAATTAGACCAAGTCTATGGGCTATTCCCTCATCTGACATGACTGAAGAATTTTCAATAATGTCGACTGTGTCTATGGCAAAGACTGGCACACCGTTAAGGCATATCCTCCTTAGGGCATTTGCATACTGGAGAGGAACACCCTTCAGTTTGACTGAAATGCGTTGTGTGTCTTTTGAAAGTACTTCTAAGGAAGGCAAACAGAAAAAATTTTGTCAGTCCACATAAAAATCTAGCGTGTTTTTGACAGAGATAAATACCGATCATTCCTTACCTACGCCATGACCGATGTGACCGTGATTAGGCATTCTGTGGGTGGAGAAAAGTTTGAGATTCTGGTAAAGCCAGATCCTGCATTGGAATACAAGCTTGGCAAAAGAAAGGATATTTCCACAGTTCTAGTATCTGATGAGGTCTATACGGATTCCGGCAAGGGAACCAGGGCCTCAACTGAGAAACTACTCAAGGCATTCAACACCCAAGATACAAATGCGATAATAGAACAAATTCTAAGAAAAGGTGATCTAAATCTTACCACAGATCAGCGAAGAAAAATGATTGGGGAAAAAAGAAAACAGATCATCGAGTTTATCGCAAAAACATATGTGGATCCACGATCACACCTGCCGCACCCGCCGCTTAGGATAGAGCAGGCTCTAGAGCAAGCGCGCGTCTCAATCGACCCGTTCAAAAACACCGACGAGCAGGCAAAAGACATAGTTGAAAAATTGCGCTCAATAATTCCGCTAAAGTCCGAAAACCTTCTGTTGGAGATTACGGTTCCGGCTCAGTATGCTTCGCAGTCGTATGCGGTTCTGAAATCGACCGGCACTTTGAAAAAAGAAGAATGGCAAAATAACGGTTCACTTAAAGCAATACTAGAAATACCTGCGGGCGCAAGGGCAAACGTGATCGACAGACTCGGCTCAATAACCAAGGGGACAGCCACTGTGGAGATGGTAAAATAATGGATGATATAAAACGCAAATACGTAATCCCGGGAGATGTGATAACAAGCGGCCCTTACAGAGCTGAGGACAACGTACATCTTTTTGGTGACAAGATTATTGCAACAACTGTGGGAATCTCTGAAATCTATGACAGCGGAGTACGTGTCATCCCTCTAACTGGAATCTATATTCCAAGAATTGATGATTTTGTTATCGGCAAGGTAAAATCGCATACTTCTCTTTCATGGGAGGTCGACATTAATTCATGCTATCCTGGCATACTTCCTGCTCAAGACGTCTTTGGACGTGATTTTAATCCTAAAACACACGAGCTCACATCAAGACTCAAGACCGGTGACCTAATTGCGTGCAGAATTGCAAACTTTGATCGTTCAAGAGACCCACTAATCACAATAGGTGATAGGGACTTGGGCAAAATTGAGGATGGCGAGCTTGTCAAGATATCGCCATCCAAGGTACCGCGACTTATTGGAAAGCGCGGCTCCATGATTCAGACTATAGAAAACGCCACAAAAGCGATGATAACAATAGGACAGAACGGGTACATTGTAGTCTCGGCTGAAAATCCAGATGGATTATTAAAGGCACTGGATGCCATCAAAATGGTTGAAGAACAGGCACACGTTCCAAATTTGACCGAAAGAATACAAGAAATGTTAGGATCAAAAAGTGAATAAAAATGGGAGTAAAAAAATCAGATATAGTACTGTTAGATGACAAAGGAATCAGATGCGACGGCAGAAAAATAGACGAGCCGCGCAGAATAATGATCAAGGCAGGCGTCCTCAAGAACGCTAATGGATCTGCCTACATAGAGTTTGGCGAAAACAAGATCCTTGCAGGCGTGTTCGGACCAAGAGACGTACACCCAAAACATCTTGCAAACACAGACAGGGGAATACTCAGATGCAGATACCACATGCAGCCTTTCTCGGTAGGCGAGAGAAAGAATCCTGCACCGTCAAGAAGGGAGATTGAGATTTCAAAAGTAATCAAGGAAGCATTGGAACCGGCAGTAATGCTTGAGAGTTTTCCAAGGACAGTAGTGGATGTGTTCATAGAGATTCTACAGGCTGACGGCGGTTCAAGATGCGCTGCACTTGATGCCGCTGCTGTAGCGCTTGCAGATGCGGGCATACCAATGCGAGACATGGTATCAGCATGCGCAGCCGGCAAAGTGGCAGACACGATTGTTCTTGACATTAACAACGAGGAGGATCAGGAAGGCCAGGCCGATATGCCTGTTGCGTACATGCCTAACCTTGGCAAAGTAACTCTTATCCAGCTTGACGGAGTGCTGACGCCTGAAGAATATGAGAAATGCGTCAACACTGCAATAGGTGGGTGCAAGCTTGTATACGAGATACAAAAGAACGCGTTACGCGAAAAGTTTTTCGGTGAAAATTCATGAGTGGCATACTGGATGATCTAAAAAAGAAAAAAGTCCTCTCACTTATCAAAGAAGGGCAACGAATTGACGGCAGAGCACTTGATGAGCCAAGACAGATTACAATAGATGTTGGCGTGATTCCAAAGGCTGAGGGCTCTGCTAGGATAAGACTTGGCGATACAGAAGTGGTTTGTGGAGTAAAAATTCAGCCTGACAAGCCATTCCCTGATCTTGGGGACAGGGGCATCTTCATATGCACAGCGGAAATACTTCCTCTGGCAGATCCAAGCGTGGAGCCGGGTCCGCCTGGAGAGGAAGTAATTGAGCTAGCACGAGTTGTAGACAGGGGCATCAGAGAAAGTGGAATGATTGATCTTACAAAACTGGTGCTTGAGAAGAATAAATCGGTAATAGGACTATTTGTCGATAACAGCGTTACAGATTATGACGGGAACCTTTTTGACGCTTGTTCTTATGCATCAGTGGCAAGCATACTTTCTTGCAGAGTGCCTAAATGGGAGCTCGTAAATGACACACCGACCCTTGTTGAGGGTCAGTTCTCGGAACCGCCAATCACTACCATCCCAGTTTCTGTGACTATGGGAAAGATAGGCGATACCATAATAGTGGACCCGAATGCAGACGAGTGGGCCTGCATGGATGCAAGGATAACCATGACTACAAACAACGCAGGTAACATATGTGCAATCCAGAAGGGTGGAACCGACGGATTTACAGTAGAACAGCTTATGCAGTGTTCCAAGGTCGCAATCTCGACCGGAGCAAAAATAAGGGAGATAATCAAGTCCATAGGTAAGTAAGAATGCTCAAAAAAGGCGCATCACTGATAGGTTTTGGAGCCAAATATGGCATCAAACACAGGAAAAAGTATACACAGGTTCATGTATTATTAAAGTCAAAAAGAAAGTGCCCTGAATGCGGCTCGATAAAGTTTGGCAGGCAGGCAGTGGGAATCTGGGCATGCAAAAAATGCGGCTACAAGGTTGCCGGTACTGCTTACGATGTCAGCGTTTAGTGCTAGAATAGAGATCCGTGCAAAAGAAAAGACAAGGGCGATCTTCGATTCCATAAGAACTGATGATAAATTCTATCCTGAGAATCCGACCAGGACCAAATTTGAAGTGAAACAAAACAAGATGCAAATAACAATAGAATCAGATGAGATCTCGCACTTGAGGGCCAACCTCAACTCGATACTCCGGCTAATCCAGGCAAGCGAAGATTCTATAGAATCGGTAAAGATATAAGAAAAAACAAGAGCAATGACTTGATGTCGTCCGGACAACAGATTCCTCCATGGCTGCAAGAGCAGATAATGAAACTCCAGCAGTCGCAACAAAACCTCCAGTCTATAATGGCGCAAAAACAACAGGTCGACATGGAACAGATAGAATCGGACAGGGCGCTTGAGGAATTAAAGAAAATAGCTGACAGCGAGACCGTCTACAAGCACAGTGGATCAATTCTGATAAAGTCCACAAAAGCTGCCTTGATTGCAGAATTGGAGGAGAAAAAAGAGCTTGCAAACACGCGCTCTGCAGTTCTGGCAAAGCAGGAAGCAAGACTCAAGGAAAGCATAAAGGAACAAGAGACAAAGATAAACGAGATGATTCGCGGCGGACAAAAACCTAGTCCACAATAAATTATTAACAATATAACGTATTTCTGGTTAAATGAAAATCGAGGCCATTCGAATAGTAGTGGATGAGCGTGAAAGAAAAAGCGGTATCCCGGATCTACTCAGAGCGGTGGGCGTGAACCTTGAAGTAAAGACACTGCCAATAGGGGATTACATAGTGGCACCTGAGACAATAATTGAACGGAAGAGCATCCATGATCTAATATCGTCCGTCTTTGATGGAAGGCTTTTTGATCAGTGCAATAGACTCAAAGAACACTTTGCCAATCCTGTCATACTCATGGAAGGTAATGTTGATGAAATAGAGCACATAGTAGAAAACCCACTAGTGTTCTACGGCGCAGTATCTAGCATTGCGATTGACTTTAAAATTCCTATAATTCCTACCCCGAGCGCTGCGCATACAGCAAAGCTGCTAATATCAATGAGCTCTCGCAAAGAGGTAACCAGAGGACCGTTTCTAAAAAAGATAAAAAAATCAGACGATTTGCAAAGACAGCAACTTTCCGTGCTCTGCAGCCTGCCTGGTATAGGAGAAAAGCTTGCGGTAAGAATGCTCCAAAAATTTGGCTCACCATCAAGGACTCTCAATGCATCGTTTGCAGAGCTTGCAAAGGTTGAAGGCCTTGGCGAGGCTAGGGCAAAGAAGATAAAGCAAATGCTCGAGCAGCAAAGCAAATTCAAAAAAGAATCCAACCAGAAGACCCTTGATAACTAATGTTTGACATACTTGTATCATCGCAATGGCTAGCAGAACACTTGGATGATGACCTGGTGGTGGTCGATACAAGATCAAAAGTGGCGTACATGTACGGCCATATTCCAAACTCTGTGTCAATAACAGTCGAGCAGGTTATATCGATTAATGAGCACGGTGCGCACCTTGTACCGGAGCCAGATGTGTTATCTGGGTTATTTGGTGCATCAGGAATAGACAGGGACAAGACTGTGATAGTTGCAGGCGAAGCAATGGATCCTTCGCTTGCAAGGGTGGCATGGACACTGCAGTATCTTGGACATGAGAACCTCAAGATTCTGGACTTGGGAATCAGCGCCTGGCAGAATACTGGACTGGCAATGACAAGGATGCAACCAAAGATGGCGACAACAAAGTTTGTTCCAAACATAAACTCAAAGATGCGAATACGGGCAGAAGAGCTAAAGGAAAAACTTGGCAGCGTGCAGATCCTTGATGCGCGAACTCCTCAGGAGTTTTTCGGAGGACATCTGCCCGGCTCGGTACTTATTCCATTTACTGACGGAATAGGCCAGAGCAACATCTTTGAGTCAAAAGACAATCTTAAAAGATTGTTTGAGCAAAAGAATGTTCTTACGGACAGAGAAATCATCTGCTATTGCATGCACGGACACCGCGCTTCAAGTCTGTTTTACCAGCTAAAACATGCCGGCTTTGACAATGTCCGGCTATACGATGGCTCGTTTATAGACTGGTATTCAAGAAGGTTTCCTCTTCAATAGTTTTCTTGTAAGCCGATTTCCGCAGATTGGGCAGGCATTCACTGCAGTGAACTCTTTTTTGCAGGCAGAGCAATAATGCCTCCACCTTCCAACATCGCGTATTCCATTTGTCATGACTGGATGGATTGATATCTTCATGTTTTTAGCCAGATTGGAAACCGCAAAATCATCGGTGACTATATGGCCTCCTGTTTGGAGGGCAAGAGCAACAGCAGAAATATCTGCCTTTGAAAGCTCCTGAAAGTCGCCCGTCTTTTTTGCCATGTCCACTACTACCTTGATACTCTGAGGTTCCGCATCCATTATCTTCAATCTGCCTGTCTGGATTAGAATTTCAATGGCCCCGTGGCATTTCTTTATGTGTTCTATTTCCTCAAAGACAAGTGAAGTAGTATGTCCCAACTCTGGTGATGCAAACGGGATGCCAGCATAAAACGCGCTGGCATCGTAAATTCTAAAACCCAAGCTTGCTCATCTGTCTGAGGCCTTGGCGCTTTATCCTGACAAACACCGCCTGGATCTTGTGTTTTTTTATCACTATGGGCTCTTCAAAGCTTGCAGTCTTGATCACTTGGGCGTCCATGACTATATTAGTGTCATGTGAGCATATGATCTGGATTTTCTCATCTGGCACCACAATTGACGGCAGGCGTCTGACGGGGGCTACTGGCGTGATTATGAGAACGTCTAGACTTTCATGCAGTATGGGGCCGCCAAGAGAGAAAGAATGTCCTGTAGAGCCACTTGGCGTTGAGATCATAACTCCATCCATTTTCTGCTTTACTACGTCGTTCTGAAACTTTATCTCAAACTCTGATGTCTTGGTAAGATTCTGCCTGTTGATGTAAATCTCGTTTAGGGCAGGGGGAAACTCCTCGCCGCCCACTGAGGCAACAACCCTGGTTCTCTTGTCAAGCCATATTTTGTTTGCTTTGATATCGTCTATTGCATGGTCTATCCTGTCTATTGTAATCTCAGATAATATGCCACGGTTGCCTCCCACATTGATCGTAAGAAGAGGCGTCTCGGTCTTCAGACTCCTAAACGTCCTCAATGTCGTGCCGTCGCCACCAAGGGTTACAATCAGGTCCAGTTTTTTGTCTGCAAGGTCGTCAACAGACTCAACCTTTTTTGCACCATCTACGAAGACAGGCGCTATGGTGAACACCTCGGCCTTGTTAGCAAGAAATTTTTTTGCTACCTTTTTTGCGGCACTTTCGGCCTCCTCTGAGCCAAACTTGCTTACGACTGCGACCCGGGATAGTTTCAACCACAACCCATTGTGCAGGTTCATTTAAAAATCATCGGCTTCCAAACAAGAAAAACAATTAAGTATGAACTCGGTGGGTGTAATTTGAAATGAGTTACGCTCATCCAGAAGTACTAGTTGACACCGAATGGGTGTCAAAGAATCTCAACAACGCCAATACGCAAATAGTGGAGGTCGATTATGATCCTGAAAATGGATACAGAAAAGGCCACATTACAGGGGCAAGGTTGGTGTGGTGGAGGCGTGACATAAACGACCCTCAGACGCGTGATATTGTAAACAAGCAGCAGTTTGAAGCACTGATGTCAAAAAACGGAATAAAGCCAGATACTGAGGTGATTCTTTATGGCGATTTTAACAACTGGTTTGCTGCTTTTGCATTCTGGGTTTTCAAGTATTATGGCCACAAAAACGTGAAGATAATGAACGGCGGCAGGAAAAAATGGGAGCTTGAAAAGCGACCATATGTTACTGAAGAGCCTGCAATCGCATCTACAAACTATGTAGCACAGCCGCCTGACGAGGGGCTGAGGGCATACCTGTTCGATGTGAGACGCGCCCTTGACAAAAGCGAGATTGCTCTAGTTGATGTGCGTTCTCCAAAAGAGTTCACAGGTGAGATTACTGCACCACCAGAATATCCGATGGAACACGCGCAGAGAGGCGGACACATTCCAAAGGCGCAGAATATACCGTGGGCAACCGCAATAAATGACGCTGACGGTACGTTCAAGTCAGTAGAAGAGCTAAAGCAGAACTACGTTCCAAAGGGAATCACACCAGATAAGGAGGTCATTTGCTACTGCAGAATCGGCGAACGCTCTTCACATTCATGGTTTGTCTTAAAGTACCTTCTTGGATACCCGCAGGTAAGGAACTATGATGGTTCGTGGACCGAATGGGGAAACATGATAGGCAACCCTATTGAAAAGTAAGTTGAGCCAAGAACTACCAATTCTAAAAAAAGGCGCATACTATACAATCCGCGACGGTCAGGACGATCTGATAATGGAGGACAGGACAAAACGCGGTCTCACAGTCCGAGAAAGGTCGCTAGATGAGAAGATACCAGTCCTTGCAGACAAGGGTATGATTCATGATATGGACGGCATAGGGCACAAGGTTGCGATAAGATGGTATTTTCCCAAAAAAGAGTACGATCTTGCAAAAGTGCTAGTGCATGCGGAGTCCATGGAAAAAAGGTATGCCGAGCTTCGTGAGCTTACGTGTCCGGACGATTCTGAATAGAGAAGATTTTTAAACAAATTGGGCCAAAACTAGCTTAATGTCACTTTTACTCAAAGATCGCATTTACACGATGGAATCTACCACTGCAAAGAGGGGCGTTTATCCGCTTCACGGTTACAAGCTTGGTCTTTACAGGCTACCAATAAAACTGGAAGACCCTGCAGAGATGAAGTCGATAGTGGAAGGGCTCAAAAAAACATTCACTATGGATACCTTTGCGGATAGAGTCTATGCAACGTATACCTGGACGGAGGAGAACATGCCGGATCTGGATGCGAAAGGATATGAGAGTGTGCAGCTTTCAATCACAGTTGAAATTGTAACTGGAGAGGTAGTGGATATCATATACCAGATATTCCCAATAGAAAAATTCGGGGATCAACAGTGGGTCAAAGACTACCGCAAAAAGGCGGACTATTATGCAAAGATGATAATTGACACCATACTAAGAAACACCATTTTAGCAGACAAGATGGTAGAATATTTTGTAAAGACGGAAAAGATGGAGCAAGAGGCAGCGCTCAAAAAACTTGAGGAGATAACCCCGCTTGCCAAGATTGTTCCAAATGCAAAGCCAAAGCCAAAGGTGGAAGCACCAACGGACGCAGCTCAACCACAAGCAGCAGCTGCAGCGGAGGTCAGAGACGGAGCAAAACCTGGCCCAATCGACGTTGATTACAAATCGCACATGCCTCCCAGCGCTGCATATACTGTACCGTCAAACAAAAACGTCATCAAGACTTGGGGAAGGGTTGGAACCGACAATAACACGCTAGGCGTTTGGGGCGAGTTTGTTGCAGTTGACTTTGACATTTGCATTGCAGACGGAGCATGCATTGATGCTTGCCCAGTCGGTGTTTACGAATGGTTCGACACGCCAGGGAATCCGGCATCTGAGAAAAAACCGCTTATGGCGCGTGAACCGGATTGCATATTCTGTTTGGCATGTGAGGGAGTATGTCCGCCTCAGGCAATAAAGATCTTCCAGCGCAAATCCTAAAAACGTCTGGTATATTCTGAGGATGTAATGGCAGTAAATCCATTTACAATCTTTGTATTTGACATTTTCATATTCTCTGCCATTTTACTTACTGTGTACACTGTGAACTTTTATTATTTGGCGTTCCGCTCCATTAGAAGAAAGGACAAGTATCCGGTGGCCTCGCTTGGGACACCGACCGTGACTATCCAACTTCCAATCTACAACGAAAAATACGTGGCAGCAAGGCTGGTCAAATCCGTGTGCGATATGGATTATCCAAAAGATAGAATGAAGATAATGGTGCTTGACGATTCTGACGATGAGACCGTCGAGATAATAAGCGACCTTGTCACTGAATACAAGAAAAAAGGATATGATATTGCACACATCAGGCGTGGGACAAGAAAAGGCTACAAGGCAGGCGCTCTCAAGTACGCGATGAATCTTACTGACACCGAATTTGTCGCAATATTTGATGCCGATTTTATACCGCCGTCATGGTTTTTGAAACGTGCGATCCCGTATTTTGCGTCACCAAATATAGGTCTGGTGCAGTGCAGGTGGGGACACGTCAATGAGAATTATTCGGCAATGACACAGGCACAGGCACTGAGCCTTGACTTCCACTTTCTAATTGAGCAAAAGGCAAAGAGCAACTCACACCTTTACATGAACTTTAATGGCACTGCAGGTATATGGAGAACTGAGTGTATCGATGATGCAGGTGGATGGCATACGTCTACGCTTGTAGAAGATCTTGATCTGAGCTATAGGGCACAGATGAAAGGATGGAAGTGCATATTTATCCCGGATATAGTTGTCGACGCAGAGCTGCCGGTCCAGATGAATGCTGCAAAAAGACAGCAGTTCAGGTGGGCAAAAGGGGCAATACAATGTGCCGTCAAACTGCTTGGGGATATACTGATAAAAAGAAACATTCCGTTCGAGACCAAGATACAGGCATTTGTGCAGCTTACAAGGCACTTTGGGTATCCGCTTTTGCTCATCCAGTTTTTGGCATTGCCTATATTGCTTGCAGCCAACATAAACTTGCATGTGGTAAAATTCGTGCCAGCCCTTACGATAGCCACGTATCTTGCAATGGGTCCTGTCGCATATCTTCTTGTCATATACAATGTATGGGGAAAGAACTGGAAGCAAAAGGCAAAGATTCTACCATACCTTCTGATCTATTCTGCAGGCATGGCAGTCAATAACACAGTGGCAGTATTTGATGGAATGTTTGGCAAAAAAAATGAGTTCCTGCGGACGCCAAAATATGGCATAGTGAACAAATCAGATGATTGGCGAGATAAAGCGTACAACCTGCCGTTCACAAAGACAACACTGCTTGAGATCTTCTTTGGAGTATACGGACTGATTGGAATAATGATTGCGATATTCTCAAAAAATCCTGTGTTTGCACCGATCATTGCAATACCGACAATAGGGTTCTTTTACATCGCATACCTTAGCTTTGCACACTCTAAATTTAAAAGAAATAAATCCCGCACCCCAGTTACAAAATCGGAAAAGATGGCTGATAGTTACTATAAGATGGCCCTTGTTGGCATGTTTGCAATTATAATATTTGGGGCATACATGGCATATCAGGGATACAAGACTGACGTATATCCGCTTGATATCTCTAGGGGTAAGCTAGACAGAATAGCTGGCGGCAACAATCCAATCCAGATGCTTGAGGACCTCA
It encodes the following:
- a CDS encoding NOB1 family endonuclease encodes the protein MGFRIYDASAFYAGIPFASPELGHTTSLVFEEIEHIKKCHGAIEILIQTGRLKIMDAEPQSIKVVVDMAKKTGDFQELSKADISAVALALQTGGHIVTDDFAVSNLAKNMKISIHPVMTNGIRDVGRWRHYCSACKKEFTAVNACPICGNRLTRKLLKRKPS
- a CDS encoding NAD(+)/NADH kinase; this translates as MKLSRVAVVSKFGSEEAESAAKKVAKKFLANKAEVFTIAPVFVDGAKKVESVDDLADKKLDLIVTLGGDGTTLRTFRSLKTETPLLTINVGGNRGILSEITIDRIDHAIDDIKANKIWLDKRTRVVASVGGEEFPPALNEIYINRQNLTKTSEFEIKFQNDVVKQKMDGVMISTPSGSTGHSFSLGGPILHESLDVLIITPVAPVRRLPSIVVPDEKIQIICSHDTNIVMDAQVIKTASFEEPIVIKKHKIQAVFVRIKRQGLRQMSKLGF
- a CDS encoding 50S ribosomal protein L37; its protein translation is MLKKGASLIGFGAKYGIKHRKKYTQVHVLLKSKRKCPECGSIKFGRQAVGIWACKKCGYKVAGTAYDVSV
- a CDS encoding KEOPS complex subunit Pcc1, translating into MSAFSARIEIRAKEKTRAIFDSIRTDDKFYPENPTRTKFEVKQNKMQITIESDEISHLRANLNSILRLIQASEDSIESVKI
- a CDS encoding DNA-directed RNA polymerase subunit D → MPSLEVLSKDTQRISVKLKGVPLQYANALRRICLNGVPVFAIDTVDIIENSSVMSDEGIAHRLGLIPIKTDLKRFAEPLKCACQSKTGCSNCRVMLVIDSGNTDSTRIVTSAEMSSEDETIKPVSDKIPIVQIAPGQKVKLEAYARLGRGTDHAKWNSANISVLTHTDKPEEYILTVETTGALAPEQIVVSAIDELEQRLEEFKGMIAELKA
- a CDS encoding ribosome assembly factor SBDS, which gives rise to MTDVTVIRHSVGGEKFEILVKPDPALEYKLGKRKDISTVLVSDEVYTDSGKGTRASTEKLLKAFNTQDTNAIIEQILRKGDLNLTTDQRRKMIGEKRKQIIEFIAKTYVDPRSHLPHPPLRIEQALEQARVSIDPFKNTDEQAKDIVEKLRSIIPLKSENLLLEITVPAQYASQSYAVLKSTGTLKKEEWQNNGSLKAILEIPAGARANVIDRLGSITKGTATVEMVK
- a CDS encoding prefoldin subunit beta, encoding MSSGQQIPPWLQEQIMKLQQSQQNLQSIMAQKQQVDMEQIESDRALEELKKIADSETVYKHSGSILIKSTKAALIAELEEKKELANTRSAVLAKQEARLKESIKEQETKINEMIRGGQKPSPQ
- the rrp41 gene encoding exosome complex exonuclease Rrp41, translating into MGVKKSDIVLLDDKGIRCDGRKIDEPRRIMIKAGVLKNANGSAYIEFGENKILAGVFGPRDVHPKHLANTDRGILRCRYHMQPFSVGERKNPAPSRREIEISKVIKEALEPAVMLESFPRTVVDVFIEILQADGGSRCAALDAAAVALADAGIPMRDMVSACAAGKVADTIVLDINNEEDQEGQADMPVAYMPNLGKVTLIQLDGVLTPEEYEKCVNTAIGGCKLVYEIQKNALREKFFGENS
- a CDS encoding ERCC4 domain-containing protein, producing MKIEAIRIVVDERERKSGIPDLLRAVGVNLEVKTLPIGDYIVAPETIIERKSIHDLISSVFDGRLFDQCNRLKEHFANPVILMEGNVDEIEHIVENPLVFYGAVSSIAIDFKIPIIPTPSAAHTAKLLISMSSRKEVTRGPFLKKIKKSDDLQRQQLSVLCSLPGIGEKLAVRMLQKFGSPSRTLNASFAELAKVEGLGEARAKKIKQMLEQQSKFKKESNQKTLDN
- a CDS encoding 50S ribosomal protein L18e codes for the protein MTNQLVIRTVKDLKLASTKNKAPIWSKLAEMLQKPTIARRVVNVGRLGSVTKENDVVIVPGKVLGTGNISHKITLYCFSISTAAARKIQSSGGRIINHNDIISKFPTGKGVRIIG
- the rrp4 gene encoding exosome complex RNA-binding protein Rrp4, whose protein sequence is MDDIKRKYVIPGDVITSGPYRAEDNVHLFGDKIIATTVGISEIYDSGVRVIPLTGIYIPRIDDFVIGKVKSHTSLSWEVDINSCYPGILPAQDVFGRDFNPKTHELTSRLKTGDLIACRIANFDRSRDPLITIGDRDLGKIEDGELVKISPSKVPRLIGKRGSMIQTIENATKAMITIGQNGYIVVSAENPDGLLKALDAIKMVEEQAHVPNLTERIQEMLGSKSE
- a CDS encoding sulfurtransferase; its protein translation is MFDILVSSQWLAEHLDDDLVVVDTRSKVAYMYGHIPNSVSITVEQVISINEHGAHLVPEPDVLSGLFGASGIDRDKTVIVAGEAMDPSLARVAWTLQYLGHENLKILDLGISAWQNTGLAMTRMQPKMATTKFVPNINSKMRIRAEELKEKLGSVQILDARTPQEFFGGHLPGSVLIPFTDGIGQSNIFESKDNLKRLFEQKNVLTDREIICYCMHGHRASSLFYQLKHAGFDNVRLYDGSFIDWYSRRFPLQ
- a CDS encoding 4Fe-4S dicluster domain-containing protein, which translates into the protein MPPSAAYTVPSNKNVIKTWGRVGTDNNTLGVWGEFVAVDFDICIADGACIDACPVGVYEWFDTPGNPASEKKPLMAREPDCIFCLACEGVCPPQAIKIFQRKS
- a CDS encoding sulfurtransferase, with the protein product MSYAHPEVLVDTEWVSKNLNNANTQIVEVDYDPENGYRKGHITGARLVWWRRDINDPQTRDIVNKQQFEALMSKNGIKPDTEVILYGDFNNWFAAFAFWVFKYYGHKNVKIMNGGRKKWELEKRPYVTEEPAIASTNYVAQPPDEGLRAYLFDVRRALDKSEIALVDVRSPKEFTGEITAPPEYPMEHAQRGGHIPKAQNIPWATAINDADGTFKSVEELKQNYVPKGITPDKEVICYCRIGERSSHSWFVLKYLLGYPQVRNYDGSWTEWGNMIGNPIEK
- the rrp42 gene encoding exosome complex protein Rrp42, giving the protein MSGILDDLKKKKVLSLIKEGQRIDGRALDEPRQITIDVGVIPKAEGSARIRLGDTEVVCGVKIQPDKPFPDLGDRGIFICTAEILPLADPSVEPGPPGEEVIELARVVDRGIRESGMIDLTKLVLEKNKSVIGLFVDNSVTDYDGNLFDACSYASVASILSCRVPKWELVNDTPTLVEGQFSEPPITTIPVSVTMGKIGDTIIVDPNADEWACMDARITMTTNNAGNICAIQKGGTDGFTVEQLMQCSKVAISTGAKIREIIKSIGK